A stretch of the Chanos chanos chromosome 1, fChaCha1.1, whole genome shotgun sequence genome encodes the following:
- the acss3 gene encoding acyl-CoA synthetase short-chain family member 3, mitochondrial isoform X2 — translation MRVFQTMRLKSFCLNDVVFTKFRGVRELSKVCSNDSFGRFKFCSLAVVSRRGFAGFSAAVRRSRQCRPHLTWRYGTQCCYAKQCIRTVTTKDAYDEAFKGARDEPEKFWGEEAQRVTWFEPWTQTLDRTDTISIRFVGGKLNMCYNTVDRHVESGRGDQAAVIYDSPVTGTKQVITYKEMQEQVSRLAGVLVKNGVRKGDVVVIYMPMIPQAMFAMLACARIGATHSLIFGGFASKELSVRIDHAKPKMIVTASFGIEPGRRVEYIPLVEKALELSSHKPDKVLIYSRPNMEKVFMHPDLNLDWEEEMATARPHDCVSLPANHPLYILYTSGTTGTPKGVVRDTGGYAVMLKWTMTNVYGINPGEVWWAASDLGWVVGHSYICYAPLLHGSTTILYEGKPVGTPDPGAFFRVLSENEAVAMFTAPTAIRAIRQQDPQATHGRQHSLSRLRCLFLAGEHCDVETLVWAKKTFGVPVLDHWWQTETGSAITASHVGLGSSLDPPAGQAGKPVPGYNVSVINDDMQKVKPRTLGNIVVKLPLPPGAALSLWKNQELFKKLYFTKFQGYYDTMDAGYIDEEGFLYIMSRSDDVINVAGHRLSAGALEESVLLHAGVVDCAVVGLEDSLKGHVPLALCVLRHGCKKAEKDVVKEIVSLVRDTVGPVAAFRNILFVNGLPKTRSGKIPRSALANLVNGKPYAISPTIEDPDVFKHIEKMVKEALRRPGQ, via the exons ATGCGTGTTTTTCAAACAATGCGTTTAAAGAGCTTCTGCTTAAACGATGTCGTTTTTACAAAATTCAGAGGGGTTCGTGAACTGTCAAAGGTGTGTTCAAATGATTCCTTTGGTCGGTTCAAGTTTTGTAGTCTGGCAGTGGTCTCGAGACGTGGTTTTGCAGGATTTAGCGCTGCAGTCCGCCGTTCCCGTCAGTGTCGTCCACACTTAACGTGGCGTTATGGGACACAGTGCTGTTATGCCAAACAATGCATCCGCACAGTCACAACCAAAGACGCATACGACGAAGCCTTTAAAGGGGCAAGGGACGAACCTGAAAAATTCTGGGGCGAGGAAGCTCAGAGAGTCACTTGGTTTGAGCCATGGACCCAAACTTTGGATCGTACCGATACTA tttccatcaggTTTGTTGGCGGGAAGTTAAATATGTGCTACAACACCGTTGATCGTCATGTGGAGAGTGGAAGAGGAGACCAAGCTGCTGTCATCTATGACAGTCCAGTGACTGGCACTAAGCAAGTCATCACATATAAAGAAATGCAAGAGCAG gtgtccaGACTGGCCGGTGTACTGGTGAAAAATGGGGTAAGGAAAGGGGACGTGGTGGTCATCTATATGCCCATGATCCCTCAGGCCATGTTTGCCATGTTGGCATGTGCGAGGATCGGCGCAACCCACAGTCTCATCTTTGGCGGCTTCGCTTCTAAGGAGCTCTCTGTCCGCATTGACCATGCCAAG CCAAAGATGATTGTAACAGCTTCTTTTGGCATTGAGCCTGGCAGAAGAGTGGAGTACATTCCCCTGGTGGAGAAAGCACTGGAGCTGAGCAGTCACAAGCCAGACAAAGTGCTCATCTACAGCCGACCTAACATG GAGAAGGTGTTTATGCATCCTGATCTGAACCTGGACTGGGAGGAAGAGATGGCTACTGCTCGCCCTcatgactgtgtgtctctcccagCCAATCATCCACTTTATATCCTCTATACCTCTGGCACCACCGGAACTCCCAAA GGTGTTGTCAGAGACACAGGGGGTTATGCTGTGATGTTAAAATGGACCATGACAAATGTGTATGGGATTAACCCTGGTGAG GTGTGGTGGGCAGCATCTGACCTTGGTTGGGTGGTCGGGCACTCTTACATCTGCTATGCCCCTCTTCTCCATGGTAGCACCACTATCCTTTATGAG GGAAAGCCTGTGGGGACGCCGGATCCTGGGGCCTTTTTCCGCGTGCTGTCAGAGAACGAAGCTGTTGCCATGTTCACTGCACCCACAGCTATCCGAGCGATTCGCCAGCAGGACCCACAGGCGACTCACGGACGACAGCACTCCCTCAGCAG GTTGCGGTGTTTGTTTCTGGCAGGTGAGCACTGTGATGTGGAGACACTTGTCTGGGCCAAGAAAACATTTGGAGTTCCTGTGTTGGACCACTGGTGgcagacag AGACTGGATCAGCCATCACAGCCTCCCATGTTGGCCTGGGAAGCTCACTGGACCCCCCTGCTGGACAAGCAGGCAAACCTGTGCCTGGATACAATG TGTCTGTGATCAATGATGACATGCAGAAAGTGAAGCCAAGGACTCTGGGGAATATTGTAGTAAA ACTCCCATTACCACCTGGTGCTGCATTATCTCTCTGGAAGAACCAGGagctttttaaaaagctgtACTTCACTAAGTTTCAG GGCTACTATGACACTATGGATGCAGGCTATATAGACGAGGAAGGGTTCTTATACATCATGTCACgatctgatgatgtcatcaacGTGGCAGGTCAtaggctgtcagctggcgccCTTGAGGAG TCAGTGCTGCTACATGCAGGTGTGGTGGACTGTGCCGTGGTGGGACTGGAAGACTCTTTAAAAGGACATGTCcccctggctctgtgtgtgctgaggcATG GCTGTAAAAAGGCAGAGAAGGATGTTGTGAAGGAGATTGTGAGTTTGGTCAGAGACACAGTGGGACCCGTAGCAGCCTTCCGGAACATCCTCTTTGTCAACGGCCTTCCCAAAACTCGATCAGGAAAAATACCCCGCTCTGCGTTGGCTAACCTCGTCAACGGCAAGCCTTACGCG ATCAGTCCAACCATTGAGGATCCTGATGTGTTCAAACACATTGAAAAGATGGTGAAGGAGGCACTGAGAAGACCTGGCCAGTGA
- the acss3 gene encoding acyl-CoA synthetase short-chain family member 3, mitochondrial isoform X1: MRVFQTMRLKSFCLNDVVFTKFRGVRELSKVCSNDSFGRFKFCSLAVVSRRGFAGFSAAVRRSRQCRPHLTWRYGTQCCYAKQCIRTVTTKDAYDEAFKGARDEPEKFWGEEAQRVTWFEPWTQTLDRTDTIFPKWFVGGKLNMCYNTVDRHVESGRGDQAAVIYDSPVTGTKQVITYKEMQEQVSRLAGVLVKNGVRKGDVVVIYMPMIPQAMFAMLACARIGATHSLIFGGFASKELSVRIDHAKPKMIVTASFGIEPGRRVEYIPLVEKALELSSHKPDKVLIYSRPNMEKVFMHPDLNLDWEEEMATARPHDCVSLPANHPLYILYTSGTTGTPKGVVRDTGGYAVMLKWTMTNVYGINPGEVWWAASDLGWVVGHSYICYAPLLHGSTTILYEGKPVGTPDPGAFFRVLSENEAVAMFTAPTAIRAIRQQDPQATHGRQHSLSRLRCLFLAGEHCDVETLVWAKKTFGVPVLDHWWQTETGSAITASHVGLGSSLDPPAGQAGKPVPGYNVSVINDDMQKVKPRTLGNIVVKLPLPPGAALSLWKNQELFKKLYFTKFQGYYDTMDAGYIDEEGFLYIMSRSDDVINVAGHRLSAGALEESVLLHAGVVDCAVVGLEDSLKGHVPLALCVLRHGCKKAEKDVVKEIVSLVRDTVGPVAAFRNILFVNGLPKTRSGKIPRSALANLVNGKPYAISPTIEDPDVFKHIEKMVKEALRRPGQ; this comes from the exons ATGCGTGTTTTTCAAACAATGCGTTTAAAGAGCTTCTGCTTAAACGATGTCGTTTTTACAAAATTCAGAGGGGTTCGTGAACTGTCAAAGGTGTGTTCAAATGATTCCTTTGGTCGGTTCAAGTTTTGTAGTCTGGCAGTGGTCTCGAGACGTGGTTTTGCAGGATTTAGCGCTGCAGTCCGCCGTTCCCGTCAGTGTCGTCCACACTTAACGTGGCGTTATGGGACACAGTGCTGTTATGCCAAACAATGCATCCGCACAGTCACAACCAAAGACGCATACGACGAAGCCTTTAAAGGGGCAAGGGACGAACCTGAAAAATTCTGGGGCGAGGAAGCTCAGAGAGTCACTTGGTTTGAGCCATGGACCCAAACTTTGGATCGTACCGATACTATATTTCCAAAATG gTTTGTTGGCGGGAAGTTAAATATGTGCTACAACACCGTTGATCGTCATGTGGAGAGTGGAAGAGGAGACCAAGCTGCTGTCATCTATGACAGTCCAGTGACTGGCACTAAGCAAGTCATCACATATAAAGAAATGCAAGAGCAG gtgtccaGACTGGCCGGTGTACTGGTGAAAAATGGGGTAAGGAAAGGGGACGTGGTGGTCATCTATATGCCCATGATCCCTCAGGCCATGTTTGCCATGTTGGCATGTGCGAGGATCGGCGCAACCCACAGTCTCATCTTTGGCGGCTTCGCTTCTAAGGAGCTCTCTGTCCGCATTGACCATGCCAAG CCAAAGATGATTGTAACAGCTTCTTTTGGCATTGAGCCTGGCAGAAGAGTGGAGTACATTCCCCTGGTGGAGAAAGCACTGGAGCTGAGCAGTCACAAGCCAGACAAAGTGCTCATCTACAGCCGACCTAACATG GAGAAGGTGTTTATGCATCCTGATCTGAACCTGGACTGGGAGGAAGAGATGGCTACTGCTCGCCCTcatgactgtgtgtctctcccagCCAATCATCCACTTTATATCCTCTATACCTCTGGCACCACCGGAACTCCCAAA GGTGTTGTCAGAGACACAGGGGGTTATGCTGTGATGTTAAAATGGACCATGACAAATGTGTATGGGATTAACCCTGGTGAG GTGTGGTGGGCAGCATCTGACCTTGGTTGGGTGGTCGGGCACTCTTACATCTGCTATGCCCCTCTTCTCCATGGTAGCACCACTATCCTTTATGAG GGAAAGCCTGTGGGGACGCCGGATCCTGGGGCCTTTTTCCGCGTGCTGTCAGAGAACGAAGCTGTTGCCATGTTCACTGCACCCACAGCTATCCGAGCGATTCGCCAGCAGGACCCACAGGCGACTCACGGACGACAGCACTCCCTCAGCAG GTTGCGGTGTTTGTTTCTGGCAGGTGAGCACTGTGATGTGGAGACACTTGTCTGGGCCAAGAAAACATTTGGAGTTCCTGTGTTGGACCACTGGTGgcagacag AGACTGGATCAGCCATCACAGCCTCCCATGTTGGCCTGGGAAGCTCACTGGACCCCCCTGCTGGACAAGCAGGCAAACCTGTGCCTGGATACAATG TGTCTGTGATCAATGATGACATGCAGAAAGTGAAGCCAAGGACTCTGGGGAATATTGTAGTAAA ACTCCCATTACCACCTGGTGCTGCATTATCTCTCTGGAAGAACCAGGagctttttaaaaagctgtACTTCACTAAGTTTCAG GGCTACTATGACACTATGGATGCAGGCTATATAGACGAGGAAGGGTTCTTATACATCATGTCACgatctgatgatgtcatcaacGTGGCAGGTCAtaggctgtcagctggcgccCTTGAGGAG TCAGTGCTGCTACATGCAGGTGTGGTGGACTGTGCCGTGGTGGGACTGGAAGACTCTTTAAAAGGACATGTCcccctggctctgtgtgtgctgaggcATG GCTGTAAAAAGGCAGAGAAGGATGTTGTGAAGGAGATTGTGAGTTTGGTCAGAGACACAGTGGGACCCGTAGCAGCCTTCCGGAACATCCTCTTTGTCAACGGCCTTCCCAAAACTCGATCAGGAAAAATACCCCGCTCTGCGTTGGCTAACCTCGTCAACGGCAAGCCTTACGCG ATCAGTCCAACCATTGAGGATCCTGATGTGTTCAAACACATTGAAAAGATGGTGAAGGAGGCACTGAGAAGACCTGGCCAGTGA